The following coding sequences lie in one Flagellimonas eckloniae genomic window:
- a CDS encoding terminase gpP N-terminus-related DNA-binding protein produces the protein MGKSKAQAVAKELFLKGKNQKEIAQLTDTTEKTIGVWVRKFGWKQEREARFIGRRTQEENLRKLISDLAAKAIRIESEMEMARTRGETNKFLELQNELNRVTDAASKWNKQLEAIAKENNISLVTYIQVMDQIFESVRQYSPKLYMDMLDFQEEHLTEVSLKLG, from the coding sequence ATGGGAAAAAGCAAAGCACAGGCGGTAGCCAAGGAACTTTTTTTAAAGGGGAAGAACCAAAAGGAAATTGCCCAATTAACGGACACTACCGAGAAGACCATCGGGGTATGGGTAAGGAAATTTGGATGGAAACAGGAACGCGAGGCCCGGTTTATCGGAAGGCGCACACAAGAGGAAAATCTGCGCAAGCTGATAAGCGACCTAGCAGCCAAGGCCATACGTATCGAATCGGAAATGGAAATGGCTCGGACGCGTGGGGAGACCAATAAGTTCCTTGAGCTTCAGAACGAGCTTAACCGAGTGACGGACGCCGCCAGCAAGTGGAACAAACAATTGGAGGCGATAGCCAAGGAAAACAACATATCGTTGGTGACCTACATACAGGTCATGGACCAGATTTTTGAGTCCGTACGCCAATACAGTCCCAAACTCTACATGGATATGCTGGATTTCCAAGAGGAACATTTGACCGAGGTATCATTAAAACTTGGGTGA